In Vibrio atlanticus, the following proteins share a genomic window:
- a CDS encoding cryptochrome/photolyase family protein, giving the protein MNFKTVRLVLGDQLNVQHSWFQQVDDDVIYIIAELKQETDYVASHIQKVAAFFSAMGYFADELKQQGHQVLHLTLDDTTQFENLDALLQHYVHEFAAEKFEYQRPDEYRLLQQLAKLKLTGVTKGCSDSEHFLFPFDEIETQFPKDKHIMMEHFYRRMRKRFDILLDDGKPVGGKWNYDANNRKKLKKQDIENLPQPLMFANDISEILKRIEHHQVQTIGEVGDQLLWPVNRAQSLSLLAHFCQVCLPLFGQFQDAMTTEHDSKWSLYHSRLSFSLNSKLLSPQEVIDAALSAYQSSSKPNAPTIDIAQVEGFVRQILGWREYIRGVYWSNMPAYANKNHYAADRQLPHYFWDGQTKMNCMKHAIDQSLEFAYAHHIQRLMITGNFCLITGIAPDQVDSWYLGIYVDAIEWVEMPNTRGMALFADGGIVGTKPYSASGSYINRMSDYCKGCHYQIKERSGESSCPFNSLYWRFMNKHREALNRNPRMGMLYRSWDNMDEQDQQAILDTAEQRLTNLENL; this is encoded by the coding sequence ATGAACTTCAAAACCGTGCGCCTTGTCTTAGGCGATCAACTCAATGTCCAGCACTCTTGGTTTCAACAGGTTGATGACGACGTCATTTATATTATTGCCGAACTCAAGCAAGAGACTGACTACGTTGCATCGCACATCCAAAAGGTGGCCGCTTTTTTCTCTGCGATGGGCTACTTTGCCGACGAGCTCAAACAACAAGGTCATCAGGTACTCCACCTAACTCTGGATGACACCACTCAATTTGAAAACCTCGATGCTCTATTGCAACACTACGTCCACGAGTTTGCTGCTGAAAAGTTTGAATACCAACGGCCAGACGAATATCGACTTCTCCAACAATTGGCAAAGCTGAAGTTAACCGGAGTAACCAAAGGCTGTAGCGATTCTGAGCACTTCCTGTTTCCGTTTGACGAGATTGAAACCCAATTTCCAAAAGACAAACACATCATGATGGAACACTTCTATCGTCGAATGAGAAAGCGTTTCGACATCCTGCTCGACGATGGCAAACCGGTTGGCGGTAAATGGAATTACGATGCAAACAATCGCAAGAAGCTAAAGAAACAAGACATCGAGAACTTGCCGCAACCATTAATGTTTGCCAACGACATTTCTGAGATTTTAAAACGCATCGAGCATCATCAAGTTCAAACCATTGGTGAAGTTGGTGATCAGTTATTATGGCCAGTCAACCGAGCGCAAAGCCTGTCTCTACTCGCTCACTTCTGCCAAGTCTGTTTACCGTTGTTTGGTCAGTTTCAAGATGCAATGACGACCGAGCACGATTCAAAATGGAGTTTGTATCACAGTCGCCTCTCCTTTTCGCTGAACAGTAAACTGCTAAGCCCCCAAGAAGTGATTGATGCAGCGCTGTCGGCTTATCAGTCCTCTTCTAAGCCAAACGCACCCACTATCGATATTGCGCAAGTTGAAGGGTTCGTACGCCAAATTCTAGGTTGGAGAGAATACATACGTGGCGTTTATTGGTCGAACATGCCTGCTTACGCCAACAAAAACCACTACGCAGCAGACCGTCAGTTGCCTCATTATTTTTGGGATGGGCAAACCAAGATGAATTGTATGAAGCACGCGATTGATCAATCCCTCGAGTTTGCTTATGCGCACCACATTCAAAGGCTCATGATCACTGGTAACTTCTGCTTAATTACAGGCATTGCTCCGGATCAAGTCGACAGTTGGTACCTTGGTATTTATGTTGATGCGATTGAGTGGGTCGAAATGCCGAATACGCGAGGTATGGCACTTTTTGCTGATGGCGGGATCGTCGGAACCAAACCATACTCTGCCAGCGGTTCTTACATTAATCGCATGAGTGATTACTGCAAAGGCTGTCATTACCAAATTAAAGAGCGCAGTGGCGAGAGTTCTTGTCCATTCAACAGCTTGTACTGGCGCTTCATGAACAAACATCGCGAGGCCTTAAATCGCAACCCTCGAATGGGCATGCTTTATCGGTCTTGGGACAATATGGATGAGCAAGACCAACAAGCGATACTCGATACCGCAGAACAACGACTGACTAACTTGGAGAACTTATAA
- a CDS encoding PA4780 family RIO1-like protein kinase produces MKIPKRIQPLVDDGLVDEVKSQLMSGKEASVYIVRCGDTIRCAKVYKEISQRSFKKATAYREGRKVRNSRRARAMEKGSGFGREQQEKVWQSAEVDALYKLAEAGVRVPVPYGCFDGVLLMELVTDDEGYVAPRLNDVVMPPEQAIEDHAVMMTYVVKMLCVGLIHGDLSEFNVLVDEYGPVIIDLPQAVDASANNNAEWMLTRDVNNIRDYYAQFAPELATTEYAKEMWALFEKGDLKPDSKLTGEFTESDALADIDAIMQEIDAARAEEQSRRERVKEEKEGVDESKFNWAE; encoded by the coding sequence ATGAAGATACCTAAAAGAATACAGCCTTTAGTTGACGATGGTTTAGTCGACGAGGTGAAAAGCCAACTCATGAGTGGCAAAGAAGCGTCAGTGTACATAGTACGCTGTGGTGATACGATCCGTTGTGCCAAGGTGTACAAGGAAATAAGCCAACGTAGCTTTAAAAAAGCAACGGCATATCGAGAAGGGCGAAAAGTCCGCAATAGCCGCCGCGCTAGAGCGATGGAAAAAGGCTCTGGTTTCGGTCGCGAGCAACAAGAAAAAGTATGGCAAAGTGCAGAAGTGGATGCCTTGTATAAGCTGGCAGAAGCAGGCGTTCGCGTGCCTGTCCCTTATGGCTGCTTTGATGGCGTACTTCTGATGGAGTTGGTCACTGATGACGAAGGTTATGTCGCGCCAAGATTGAATGATGTGGTGATGCCGCCTGAACAAGCGATTGAAGATCATGCGGTGATGATGACTTATGTCGTTAAGATGCTTTGCGTTGGTTTAATTCATGGCGACTTGTCTGAATTCAACGTATTGGTTGATGAATATGGTCCTGTGATTATCGATTTGCCGCAAGCGGTCGATGCATCTGCGAACAACAATGCCGAGTGGATGCTGACTCGTGATGTTAATAATATCCGTGACTATTACGCTCAGTTTGCCCCTGAATTGGCGACCACTGAGTATGCTAAAGAAATGTGGGCACTGTTTGAGAAAGGTGATTTGAAGCCTGACAGCAAGCTAACGGGTGAGTTTACCGAAAGTGACGCCTTGGCAGATATTGATGCCATTATGCAAGAAATTGACGCAGCCCGCGCTGAAGAGCAAAGCCGACGCGAGCGTGTTAAGGAAGAAAAAGAAGGTGTCGACGAGAGTAAGTTCAACTGGGCTGAGTAG
- a CDS encoding class I SAM-dependent DNA methyltransferase, whose protein sequence is MSANALYTGLSGYYDLMCVDIDYQAQSDCVRRLHQIFGNKGKTHLDLGCGTGPHVRHFIDYGYQSSGLDLNKPMLDIAQVRCPEANFSVQNMSNFEVSEPLDLITCFLYSIHYNDGIERLKECIASVHRALKPEGVFCFNVVDKEKISNDLFVRHTANKENDDFTFRSGWYYSGEGSKQMLKLSIEKTTAGETQVWNDVHPMVAFSFKELIEILKPYFEVHIFEHDYDKLLPWDTKSGNALVTCVKI, encoded by the coding sequence ATGTCCGCCAACGCACTCTATACCGGCCTATCCGGTTACTATGATTTAATGTGTGTCGATATTGACTACCAAGCGCAGAGTGACTGCGTTCGTAGGTTACATCAGATTTTTGGAAATAAAGGAAAAACACACCTCGACCTTGGATGTGGCACTGGACCACACGTTCGCCATTTTATTGATTACGGCTATCAAAGTAGTGGCCTTGATCTGAATAAACCAATGCTCGACATTGCTCAAGTTCGTTGCCCTGAAGCTAACTTTTCAGTACAAAACATGAGTAACTTTGAGGTCTCAGAACCGCTCGATCTTATCACTTGTTTCTTGTATTCCATCCATTACAACGACGGTATTGAGAGACTAAAAGAGTGCATTGCAAGCGTGCACCGAGCTTTGAAACCCGAAGGTGTCTTCTGCTTCAACGTGGTTGATAAAGAGAAGATAAGCAATGACTTGTTTGTTCGACATACAGCCAACAAAGAAAATGATGACTTTACCTTTCGCTCAGGTTGGTACTACTCCGGCGAAGGTAGTAAGCAAATGTTAAAGCTAAGTATCGAAAAAACGACTGCGGGTGAAACTCAAGTATGGAATGACGTACACCCTATGGTGGCATTCTCGTTTAAGGAATTGATCGAGATATTGAAGCCCTACTTTGAGGTTCATATTTTTGAGCACGATTATGACAAGCTGCTGCCTTGGGATACCAAATCAGGTAATGCTTTGGTCACTTGTGTAAAAATCTAG
- a CDS encoding LysE/ArgO family amino acid transporter has product MSTYFAGFSLGLSLILAIGSQNAFVLKQGLKNQHVLAVCAVCAISDAILISFGVMGFGAIVEQFPQVEQFARYGGAIFLGVYSFLSFRSAFTENHALEAGVETKNSLTKAVTMCLAFTWLNPHVYLDTVVLLGSISTQYQPNQMLFGAGAVSASFVFFFLLGYGARFLAPMFKNPRSWKMLEFVVGVIMASIALSLVV; this is encoded by the coding sequence ATGTCGACTTACTTTGCAGGTTTCTCCCTTGGCCTTTCGTTGATTCTTGCGATTGGCTCTCAAAATGCGTTTGTTTTAAAGCAAGGGCTTAAGAACCAACACGTATTGGCAGTTTGCGCTGTATGTGCCATTTCTGACGCCATACTCATTAGCTTTGGTGTGATGGGCTTTGGTGCAATCGTTGAGCAGTTCCCTCAAGTTGAGCAGTTTGCTCGTTACGGTGGGGCTATCTTTTTAGGCGTTTACTCATTCTTGAGCTTTCGCTCAGCATTTACCGAAAATCATGCCTTAGAAGCCGGTGTCGAAACCAAAAACTCTTTAACCAAAGCAGTTACCATGTGTTTAGCGTTTACTTGGCTTAATCCGCATGTGTATCTGGATACTGTGGTATTGCTTGGTTCTATCTCTACACAATATCAACCAAATCAAATGTTGTTTGGTGCAGGTGCAGTATCGGCTTCATTCGTGTTCTTTTTTTTACTAGGCTATGGCGCTCGCTTCTTAGCTCCAATGTTTAAGAACCCGAGATCATGGAAGATGTTGGAGTTTGTTGTAGGAGTGATCATGGCATCTATTGCACTATCTTTGGTTGTTTAG
- a CDS encoding SDR family oxidoreductase, producing MVEQLRLHILVIGGSGGIGFAVVKHLLSELSRFDFLDVHVDATYHSQRPELEDSRLNWHQVDATNEADIEQLSTQFERLDWLINCVGMLHTPDLGPEKNLSSIDPEFFLKNISVNTLPSLLLAKHFTPILKASDNPKFAVVSAKVGSISDNRLGGWYSYRSSKAALNMFIKTMSIEWQRTLKKGTVLALHPGTTDTALSKPFQTNVPQGKLFESSYVAHQLVDIIRTATPDKSGHFYAYDGEQLTW from the coding sequence ATGGTGGAACAACTCAGATTACACATATTGGTCATTGGTGGCAGCGGCGGTATTGGGTTCGCCGTGGTTAAGCACCTATTGTCTGAGCTGTCTCGCTTTGATTTTCTCGATGTCCATGTCGACGCGACTTATCATTCACAACGACCGGAATTAGAAGATAGCCGTCTAAATTGGCACCAAGTCGATGCCACCAACGAAGCTGATATTGAGCAGCTAAGCACTCAATTCGAGCGATTGGATTGGTTAATAAATTGCGTGGGTATGCTTCATACGCCAGATCTGGGGCCGGAAAAGAACCTATCTTCTATCGACCCAGAATTTTTTCTGAAAAACATATCGGTAAACACCCTACCTAGCTTGTTACTGGCCAAGCACTTCACGCCAATTCTTAAAGCCAGTGACAATCCAAAATTTGCAGTGGTATCGGCCAAAGTCGGCAGCATTTCAGACAATCGATTAGGTGGATGGTATAGCTATCGCTCATCTAAAGCCGCACTCAACATGTTCATCAAAACCATGTCGATTGAATGGCAACGTACATTGAAAAAAGGCACGGTGTTAGCGCTCCACCCTGGTACAACTGACACCGCTCTATCTAAGCCCTTTCAGACCAATGTGCCGCAAGGTAAGTTGTTTGAGTCTAGTTATGTAGCTCATCAGTTGGTGGATATCATTCGAACTGCTACGCCGGATAAAAGCGGTCATTTCTACGCGTATGATGGTGAGCAATTGACTTGGTAG
- a CDS encoding GNAT family N-acetyltransferase, with amino-acid sequence MEIKIDDLSGGEVIELLEEHLADMYATSPVESVHALDLEGLKSPEITFFSAWKDSQLLGCVAIKELNTQHAELKSMRTSQFARKSGVASKLLQHVLDTATARQYRGISLETGSEDYFKAARNLYEKFGFGYCEPFADYVLDPHSQFMRIELR; translated from the coding sequence ATGGAAATAAAAATTGATGATTTGTCGGGTGGAGAGGTTATTGAGCTACTCGAAGAGCATTTAGCTGATATGTATGCGACATCGCCAGTCGAAAGCGTTCATGCATTGGATCTAGAGGGGCTCAAGTCGCCAGAGATTACTTTTTTCAGTGCTTGGAAAGACAGCCAACTGCTTGGGTGTGTCGCCATTAAAGAGCTGAATACCCAACACGCTGAACTCAAATCGATGAGAACCTCGCAGTTTGCAAGAAAGTCCGGTGTCGCAAGCAAGCTATTGCAACACGTTTTGGATACGGCAACCGCTCGCCAATATCGAGGTATTAGCCTAGAAACGGGATCGGAAGACTACTTTAAGGCCGCACGTAACCTGTATGAAAAGTTTGGCTTTGGATACTGTGAACCCTTTGCTGATTATGTGTTGGATCCGCACAGCCAGTTTATGCGTATTGAGTTGCGTTAA
- a CDS encoding AAA family ATPase produces MKILSLEFENLNSLKGRWKLDFTQSPFAENGLFAITGPTGAGKTTILDAICLALFHRTPRLKSIAKGNNELMTRGTGECFAELEFEVQGKTYRSNFHQKRARGKHDGALQTPTCEFADADTDKVLETMLTKKTKLVEQVTGLDFSRFTKSIMLSQGEFAAFLNANANDRAELLEELTGTEVYSLISERIYDHFKSSEESLNHLKAKAEGVSLLSEEQIKELTAERETLEAEQKRLAEQLKEWQAHLSWWKDVTKAEQTIATSEHDCKTAQDELGRNQPSLERLANSEPAEKLRPLHKDLKRCEQEVNTTQAHLDNSTKLLAVRDAEKQDAQTKLTQSSAIVEQVKTEQQDQEKIIDLVRPLDNRIAVLKDKQTAAVNAANTLNEQHTQQRNQQVVLVQKTDALKQQDQLCTEYLNTHQADQHLEKYLGQWQAKVEQVRTLERQHAEQLNSAKQALCAVDAQQTIIKSAQDAKAAQDKALAELVVLESSAKQQWEALQGNTSEQVLNAQKDLLEFWNRNTHSLLEINRGFLNAQQQLHAKTQAHQTNTQLVDKLSKEREVLVERYKEKETSLERLTRLIDQEGELAKYRAALESGSECPLCGSTDHSIEQSQDIANLVAQKETENLELTAIKKEGQEHRQQLDSLAPMIAALNDDIQRTQADIQQAQLNWQGVVGKLQQSLSDFAGTAPELALLTVNDLGNEATVATFAQQCELQLSQFSQQLKALGDAKAHYAEAEKQRLSVSVMADKAQSNLELAEQRFADLNKQNHSTNEQVAQIAQAKEQQWNALKESIVQTAIEAPELEHIDDWFTAKSQASNTWQQTKQQQADIEKQLITQNAELKTLDDKLSSAEKELATLTQQSESLASELTRVVSERTELFGDKDIQATSNAMKQKVTEAVNAFDAAQLVLNRCELEHRTEQTKHISFCEELTSKQSSYIQASNAWLEALKTSPFEGEADFEAALLDEEVRTQLQIQKKSLDEAIVSAKARLNTAKATQVELQNHANAKAWQEQDQQQVEEATTECQNAQQSHATKIGAISANLETDNQNRSNQQDLFKQIDEQQVDFDDISRLNSLIGSKNGDKFRKFAQGLTLENLVYLANKQLQRLHGRYELKRKADDGLELQVLDTWQGDVMRDTKTLSGGESFLVSLALALALSDLVSHKTSIDSLFLDEGFGTLDSDTLDIALNALDNLNASGKMIGVISHVEALKERVPVQLKVTKHSGLGVSEMEKQYKVIA; encoded by the coding sequence ATGAAGATTTTAAGCCTAGAATTTGAAAACCTGAACTCTTTGAAAGGACGTTGGAAGCTCGATTTTACCCAATCACCGTTTGCGGAAAATGGCTTGTTTGCGATTACTGGCCCAACAGGGGCGGGTAAAACCACCATTCTTGATGCGATTTGTTTAGCATTGTTCCACCGCACACCGCGTTTAAAGAGCATCGCTAAAGGCAACAATGAATTAATGACGCGTGGCACGGGTGAGTGTTTTGCTGAGCTGGAGTTTGAAGTACAGGGCAAAACCTACCGCTCGAACTTCCACCAAAAGCGAGCGCGCGGAAAACACGATGGCGCATTACAAACGCCAACGTGTGAATTTGCCGATGCTGACACCGACAAAGTCTTAGAGACCATGCTGACCAAGAAGACAAAGTTGGTGGAGCAGGTAACCGGTCTCGATTTTTCGCGCTTCACTAAATCCATCATGTTGTCTCAGGGTGAGTTTGCAGCGTTCTTAAACGCCAATGCTAACGACCGTGCCGAGCTACTTGAAGAGCTGACGGGCACAGAAGTATATAGCCTGATCTCTGAGCGCATCTACGATCATTTCAAGTCGAGTGAAGAGTCGCTTAATCACCTTAAAGCGAAAGCAGAAGGTGTGAGTTTACTGTCTGAAGAGCAAATCAAAGAGCTAACCGCAGAACGAGAAACGCTAGAAGCCGAGCAGAAGCGTTTAGCCGAGCAATTAAAAGAGTGGCAAGCGCATCTTAGCTGGTGGAAAGACGTGACCAAAGCTGAGCAAACTATTGCAACCAGTGAGCACGATTGTAAAACCGCTCAAGATGAACTAGGCCGTAACCAACCTTCATTAGAGCGCTTGGCAAACAGTGAGCCGGCTGAAAAGCTGCGCCCGTTGCATAAAGATTTAAAGCGTTGCGAACAAGAGGTGAACACTACTCAAGCTCACCTAGATAACAGCACCAAGTTACTTGCCGTTCGTGATGCAGAAAAGCAAGACGCGCAAACTAAATTGACTCAAAGCAGTGCAATTGTCGAACAAGTAAAAACCGAGCAACAAGATCAAGAGAAGATCATCGATCTTGTCCGTCCGCTAGATAACCGAATTGCCGTACTCAAAGATAAGCAAACTGCGGCCGTTAATGCAGCAAATACGCTAAACGAACAACATACGCAGCAGCGCAATCAACAGGTTGTTTTAGTCCAAAAAACAGATGCACTGAAGCAACAAGATCAACTCTGCACTGAGTACCTAAATACGCATCAAGCTGACCAACATCTGGAAAAATACCTAGGTCAGTGGCAAGCAAAGGTAGAGCAAGTTCGTACTCTAGAGCGTCAGCATGCAGAACAACTAAACTCAGCGAAGCAAGCTTTGTGTGCGGTTGATGCACAGCAAACGATCATCAAATCTGCGCAAGACGCTAAAGCAGCGCAAGATAAGGCCTTAGCTGAATTGGTGGTGCTAGAGAGTAGTGCAAAGCAACAGTGGGAAGCATTGCAAGGCAACACCAGTGAGCAAGTGCTGAATGCGCAAAAAGATCTGTTGGAGTTTTGGAACCGCAATACGCACTCATTACTCGAGATAAATCGTGGTTTCCTAAATGCCCAGCAACAGCTGCATGCAAAAACACAGGCACATCAAACTAACACTCAGTTGGTCGACAAGCTTTCGAAAGAACGTGAAGTGTTGGTGGAGCGATATAAAGAGAAAGAGACTTCGCTTGAGCGATTAACGCGTTTGATTGATCAAGAAGGCGAGTTGGCGAAATACCGTGCAGCTCTAGAATCAGGCTCTGAGTGCCCGCTGTGTGGTTCAACAGACCATTCGATTGAGCAGTCGCAAGATATTGCAAATTTGGTTGCTCAAAAAGAAACGGAAAACCTAGAGTTAACGGCCATCAAAAAAGAAGGCCAAGAGCATCGTCAGCAGTTGGATTCTCTTGCCCCTATGATTGCGGCGCTTAACGATGACATTCAACGTACGCAAGCGGATATTCAACAAGCTCAACTGAATTGGCAAGGCGTTGTCGGCAAGCTTCAACAGAGCTTATCGGATTTCGCAGGCACGGCTCCAGAGCTAGCACTGCTAACGGTAAACGATTTAGGCAATGAAGCTACAGTCGCGACCTTTGCTCAGCAGTGTGAACTTCAACTAAGTCAGTTCTCGCAGCAACTCAAAGCGTTGGGTGATGCTAAAGCACACTATGCAGAAGCTGAAAAACAACGTTTATCAGTGAGCGTTATGGCTGACAAAGCGCAATCTAATCTCGAGTTGGCCGAGCAACGCTTCGCTGATTTGAATAAGCAAAACCACAGCACAAATGAACAAGTGGCTCAGATTGCTCAAGCGAAAGAACAGCAATGGAACGCTCTGAAAGAGAGCATTGTTCAAACGGCTATTGAAGCGCCTGAACTTGAACATATTGATGATTGGTTTACTGCGAAATCGCAAGCATCAAACACATGGCAGCAAACTAAACAGCAACAGGCCGATATTGAGAAGCAACTGATTACTCAAAATGCCGAATTGAAAACTTTAGATGACAAGCTAAGTAGCGCAGAGAAAGAGCTCGCGACACTGACGCAACAGAGTGAGTCTCTAGCGTCAGAACTGACTCGTGTAGTTTCTGAAAGAACAGAGTTGTTTGGTGACAAAGACATTCAAGCCACCAGCAATGCGATGAAGCAAAAAGTCACTGAAGCGGTAAATGCATTTGATGCTGCGCAGTTAGTGCTTAACCGTTGCGAGCTGGAACATCGAACTGAGCAAACCAAACACATTAGCTTCTGTGAAGAGTTGACTAGCAAGCAGTCAAGTTACATACAAGCGTCGAATGCTTGGTTAGAAGCACTGAAAACGAGCCCATTCGAAGGTGAGGCTGATTTTGAAGCAGCATTGTTGGATGAAGAGGTTAGAACTCAACTTCAAATCCAGAAGAAGTCTTTAGACGAAGCGATTGTCAGTGCGAAAGCAAGGTTGAACACCGCCAAAGCGACGCAAGTGGAGCTACAAAACCACGCAAATGCTAAAGCATGGCAAGAGCAAGACCAACAGCAAGTTGAAGAAGCGACTACTGAATGCCAAAACGCACAACAAAGCCATGCGACAAAGATCGGTGCAATTTCTGCCAATCTTGAAACGGATAACCAGAACCGCAGCAACCAGCAAGATCTGTTCAAGCAAATAGACGAGCAACAGGTCGACTTTGATGATATTTCACGCCTGAATTCACTTATTGGTTCTAAGAACGGCGACAAGTTCCGTAAGTTTGCTCAAGGTCTAACACTGGAAAACTTGGTGTACTTGGCGAACAAGCAGCTACAGCGTTTGCATGGTCGTTACGAACTTAAACGTAAAGCCGATGATGGCTTAGAACTGCAAGTGCTCGACACATGGCAGGGCGATGTGATGCGTGATACTAAGACCTTGTCAGGTGGCGAAAGCTTCCTAGTGAGTTTGGCATTGGCACTCGCGCTATCTGATCTTGTAAGTCACAAAACCAGTATTGATTCACTGTTCTTGGATGAAGGTTTCGGCACGCTAGACAGCGATACATTGGATATCGCACTTAACGCGCTCGATAACCTGAACGCGTCAGGCAAGATGATCGGCGTAATCAGCCACGTTGAAGCACTGAAAGAGCGTGTGCCCGTGCAACTTAAAGTGACAAAACATTCAGGCCTTGGCGTGAGTGAGATGGAGAAGCAGTACAAGGTTATTGCTTAA
- the sbcD gene encoding exonuclease subunit SbcD, which yields MKILHTSDWHLGQNFYNKSRKNEHERFLQWLLEQVTEHDIDAIIVAGDIFDTSTPPSYAREMYNKFVVDSNKIGCQLVLLGGNHDSVSVLKETQQLLKYMGADVIPNTNEDHATQVVELKGKNGDVEALVCAIPFIRPRDVLTSQAGVTGVERQKQLGEAIKQHYQSVYDAALEKRATFENSEHMPIIATGHLTAMGVQQSDSVRDIYVGNLDGFAADGFPDADYIALGHIHRPQVVAKREYIRYCGSPIPLSFDELKSQKQVCVVDFVEGERTICQLPVPTFQPLAEIKGDLNEIESQLNQYIGLDSEQSVWLSIEVQAQDYLSDLQERMRSLTDGLNVEVLQLRRARERRNQALEQESAETLSELSPMDVFTKRIALEEFETDSEKARLERMTVKFKQVMVEVSESAQTPNKVEE from the coding sequence ATGAAGATTCTTCACACGTCCGATTGGCATCTTGGCCAAAACTTCTACAATAAAAGCCGTAAGAATGAACATGAACGGTTTTTACAATGGTTACTTGAGCAAGTTACAGAGCACGACATCGACGCGATCATTGTTGCTGGCGACATTTTCGATACCAGCACACCGCCGAGTTACGCTCGTGAGATGTATAACAAGTTCGTGGTCGACTCGAACAAGATCGGCTGTCAATTGGTGTTGTTAGGTGGAAATCACGATTCGGTGTCTGTGCTAAAAGAGACACAACAGCTGCTCAAATACATGGGCGCAGACGTGATTCCTAATACCAATGAAGATCATGCGACTCAGGTTGTTGAACTAAAAGGCAAGAACGGCGATGTAGAAGCGCTGGTTTGTGCCATTCCTTTTATTCGCCCTCGCGATGTGTTGACCAGCCAGGCGGGTGTCACCGGTGTTGAACGCCAAAAACAACTCGGCGAAGCGATTAAACAGCACTACCAAAGTGTTTATGATGCCGCTTTAGAAAAACGTGCGACGTTTGAAAACAGCGAGCACATGCCGATTATCGCTACTGGTCATTTAACGGCGATGGGTGTTCAACAATCGGATTCTGTACGCGACATCTATGTCGGCAACCTTGATGGTTTTGCCGCTGATGGCTTCCCAGACGCAGACTATATTGCACTTGGTCATATCCACCGTCCACAAGTGGTGGCAAAGCGTGAATACATTCGTTACTGCGGCTCACCAATACCATTAAGCTTTGATGAACTTAAATCTCAAAAGCAGGTATGTGTGGTTGATTTTGTTGAAGGCGAGCGCACCATTTGTCAATTGCCAGTTCCAACGTTCCAACCCCTAGCTGAAATCAAAGGCGACTTGAACGAGATCGAATCTCAGCTGAACCAATACATAGGTTTAGATAGCGAACAAAGCGTGTGGTTATCGATAGAAGTGCAAGCGCAAGATTACTTGTCGGATCTACAAGAACGTATGCGTTCATTGACTGACGGTTTGAATGTGGAAGTACTTCAACTGCGCAGAGCAAGAGAGCGTCGCAATCAAGCATTAGAGCAAGAGTCGGCAGAAACCTTATCTGAACTGAGCCCGATGGACGTGTTTACGAAGCGTATTGCCTTAGAAGAGTTTGAAACCGATTCTGAAAAAGCACGTTTAGAGCGAATGACGGTGAAGTTTAAACAAGTAATGGTTGAAGTGTCTGAAAGCGCTCAAACACCAAACAAAGTAGAAGAGTAA
- a CDS encoding DUF2256 domain-containing protein, with amino-acid sequence MHKKPHLPTKTCPVCLKPFSWRKKWQRCWEEVIYCSERCRRHKTKPT; translated from the coding sequence ATGCACAAGAAACCACATTTACCCACCAAGACATGTCCCGTTTGCCTCAAACCATTCTCGTGGCGTAAAAAATGGCAGCGTTGTTGGGAAGAGGTGATTTATTGCTCTGAACGTTGTCGTCGCCATAAGACAAAACCCACATAA